In Mycoplasmopsis californica, one genomic interval encodes:
- a CDS encoding YgjP-like metallopeptidase domain-containing protein yields MLNSLHEYKRNGTVYKIFYTKYYLEKNWSKIQIFDKNKIIFICGFQKKEALAYIDIKINEAFEQDKVNYKDEWVVFTADENEEIDFLGNKYYLKFAYHLKTRTQIDINEQKRHLIFGMDPKYRENPERRFKQMQKALIDILIHYITPYHQKLSDDMNCTQTPFNIKLVKGFWGRNTTKIIEGNKQNFISYNLKLITLAHKYIYNVIAHELVHNSISRHNKIFFDEVEKFARTRDLKFPRTFFQPTRYII; encoded by the coding sequence ATGCTAAATAGTCTTCATGAATACAAACGTAATGGAACTGTTTACAAAATTTTTTATACAAAATATTATCTTGAAAAAAATTGAAGTAAAATTCAGATTTTTGACAAAAACAAGATAATTTTTATTTGTGGATTTCAGAAAAAAGAAGCGCTGGCTTACATCGATATAAAAATTAATGAGGCTTTTGAGCAAGACAAAGTTAACTATAAAGATGAATGGGTAGTTTTTACTGCCGATGAAAACGAAGAAATAGATTTTTTAGGCAATAAATATTATCTTAAATTTGCCTATCACTTAAAAACCAGGACTCAAATCGACATAAACGAACAAAAACGACACTTAATTTTTGGAATGGATCCTAAATATAGAGAAAATCCTGAAAGGCGATTTAAACAAATGCAAAAAGCTCTAATTGATATTTTAATCCACTATATCACTCCCTATCATCAAAAACTAAGTGATGACATGAATTGCACTCAAACGCCGTTCAATATTAAACTTGTAAAAGGTTTTTGAGGGCGAAATACAACAAAAATAATAGAAGGCAATAAACAAAATTTCATTTCTTATAACTTAAAACTGATTACCTTAGCACATAAGTATATCTATAATGTAATTGCGCACGAATTAGTCCATAACTCAATCAGCAGACATAATAAAATTTTTTTTGATGAGGTTGAGAAATTCGCTCGCACCCGGGATTTAAAATTTCCTCGAACCTTCTTTCAACCTACTCGCTACATAATTTAA
- the mgtA gene encoding magnesium-translocating P-type ATPase: protein MAKNKQNYSYEDVKERIRWAAYSRTSELYDKFNSSSTGIIDDEIIASNKEIYGVNKLDKKSKNSLWNKIISSFFNPFSIILIVLSLISMVTDIILPLVNGNSAEPATMIIILTMVILSGILHLVEEIRSSASSEKLIKMISTTARVQRNGIFYEIPLEQVVVGDIVILAAGDIIPADARIISAKDLFVSQSSLTGESESIEKFAQLSPNFNYENAVDYHNLAFMGSNVISGSAKAIVVATGNQTYIGQVVQKINAKPVKTDFEKGIGAISKLLIRIMVVIVPIVFLIIGIKGQIAGDSGKWLEALLFAISVVVGLTPEMLPMIVTSTLAKGAVTMSKKKTIIKSLNSIQNFGAMDVFCTDKTGTLTLDQIVLERHLDVNGKDNNRVLRYGFLNSYFQTGLKNLLDISIIDKTDELSVVDEQLRSLEKAYTKIDEIPFDFERKRMSVIVKDRENVAQVITKGAVEEMLSICSKIEIDGNIRELDTNLSQKVLKNVNKLNDQGMRVIAVARKDVDISTVGKFAVSDENDLILIGYLAFLDPPKESTASAIKNLHNHGVEVKILTGDNARVTKAICAQVGLPADKVILGKDLEGLEMKELEDLVNKYNIFAKLSPDQKAQIITALRNKEHVVGYMGDGINDAPAMKAADVSISVDTAVDIAKESANIILLEKDLNVLATGIVEGRKTYANMNKYIKMTVASNFGNIISILAASIILPFVPMVAVQILFLNLVYDISCGSIPWDNVDSEFLHKPRKWNPKSIMRFMFWFGPISSLVDILGFVLLRFVFIPQLYPNLKVSDPQFIMLFQTGWFIISMWTQSLIIHFIRSEKKAFIESRPAPALLLFSILGSILITASPYIPWLNGALKITQLNPYFYLLLVGLIILYISLTLLVKGLYIKRYKELL, encoded by the coding sequence ATGGCTAAAAATAAACAGAATTATTCGTACGAAGACGTTAAAGAACGTATTCGTTGAGCAGCTTATTCACGGACTTCTGAGCTTTATGACAAATTTAATTCTTCATCAACTGGAATAATAGATGATGAAATCATTGCAAGTAACAAAGAAATTTATGGTGTAAACAAATTAGATAAAAAATCGAAGAATAGCCTTTGAAACAAGATTATTTCTTCATTTTTCAATCCATTTTCAATAATTTTAATTGTGTTAAGCTTAATTTCGATGGTAACAGATATTATTTTGCCATTGGTAAATGGGAATTCAGCTGAGCCTGCTACAATGATAATTATTTTAACAATGGTTATTTTGAGTGGAATCTTACACCTGGTTGAAGAAATTCGTTCATCTGCTTCATCTGAAAAATTAATTAAGATGATTTCTACAACGGCAAGAGTTCAGCGAAATGGAATATTTTATGAAATTCCACTTGAACAAGTTGTTGTTGGAGATATTGTTATACTGGCAGCCGGCGATATAATACCGGCAGATGCAAGAATAATTAGTGCTAAAGACCTTTTTGTTTCGCAGTCATCCTTAACAGGTGAAAGTGAATCGATTGAAAAGTTTGCTCAATTATCACCTAATTTTAATTATGAAAATGCTGTTGATTACCATAACTTGGCATTTATGGGTTCAAATGTTATTTCTGGCTCAGCAAAAGCAATAGTTGTTGCCACTGGAAATCAAACATACATTGGTCAGGTTGTTCAAAAAATTAATGCAAAACCAGTAAAAACTGATTTTGAAAAAGGGATTGGGGCAATCTCTAAATTATTAATAAGAATAATGGTTGTTATTGTTCCGATTGTGTTCTTGATAATTGGTATTAAGGGACAAATTGCAGGAGATAGTGGCAAATGACTAGAAGCATTATTATTCGCTATTTCAGTGGTGGTTGGTCTTACTCCCGAAATGTTACCAATGATTGTAACTTCGACCTTAGCAAAAGGTGCTGTTACGATGTCGAAGAAAAAAACAATAATTAAAAGTTTAAATTCTATTCAGAATTTTGGAGCAATGGACGTATTTTGCACTGATAAAACAGGTACTTTAACCTTAGACCAAATTGTTTTAGAGCGCCACTTAGACGTAAATGGTAAAGATAATAACCGAGTTTTGCGTTATGGATTTTTAAATTCATACTTCCAAACAGGACTTAAAAACTTATTAGATATTTCAATCATCGATAAAACAGATGAGTTAAGTGTTGTTGATGAACAATTACGTTCGTTAGAGAAAGCTTATACTAAAATTGATGAAATACCTTTTGATTTCGAGAGAAAGAGAATGAGTGTAATTGTTAAGGATCGGGAGAATGTTGCACAAGTTATTACCAAGGGTGCTGTTGAGGAAATGCTGTCGATTTGCTCAAAAATAGAAATCGATGGAAATATAAGAGAATTAGACACAAATCTTTCACAGAAGGTACTTAAAAACGTTAATAAATTAAATGATCAAGGAATGCGTGTTATCGCGGTAGCACGAAAAGATGTTGATATTTCAACAGTCGGGAAATTTGCCGTTTCCGATGAAAATGACTTGATTTTGATTGGATATTTAGCCTTTTTAGACCCTCCAAAAGAATCAACTGCTTCTGCAATTAAGAATTTACACAACCATGGTGTTGAGGTTAAAATTCTAACAGGAGATAATGCGCGTGTAACAAAAGCTATTTGTGCTCAAGTTGGCTTGCCTGCAGATAAGGTTATTTTAGGTAAAGATCTTGAAGGCTTGGAAATGAAAGAACTTGAAGATTTAGTCAATAAATATAATATATTTGCTAAGTTGTCCCCTGATCAAAAAGCACAAATAATAACCGCTTTACGGAATAAAGAGCATGTAGTTGGCTATATGGGAGATGGGATTAATGACGCGCCAGCAATGAAGGCAGCTGATGTGTCTATTTCTGTTGATACTGCAGTCGATATTGCAAAAGAAAGTGCTAATATTATTTTGCTTGAAAAAGATTTAAATGTGTTAGCCACCGGAATTGTTGAAGGTCGTAAAACGTATGCAAATATGAACAAATATATCAAAATGACTGTCGCAAGTAACTTTGGTAATATTATAAGCATACTAGCTGCATCGATTATTTTACCTTTCGTACCAATGGTAGCAGTTCAGATTTTGTTCTTAAATTTAGTTTATGATATTTCATGTGGTTCAATTCCATGGGACAATGTTGATAGTGAGTTCTTGCATAAGCCGCGCAAATGGAATCCAAAATCAATTATGCGCTTTATGTTCTGATTTGGGCCGATTTCGTCACTTGTTGATATTTTAGGTTTTGTTTTACTTAGATTTGTCTTTATTCCACAGCTTTATCCTAATTTAAAAGTTAGTGACCCGCAGTTCATTATGCTATTTCAGACAGGATGGTTCATAATTTCAATGTGAACCCAAAGTTTAATTATTCACTTTATTCGAAGTGAGAAAAAAGCTTTTATTGAATCACGTCCCGCGCCAGCATTATTATTATTTTCAATTTTAGGTTCGATATTAATTACAGCGAGTCCATACATCCCATGGTTAAATGGAGCTTTAAAAATCACTCAATTGAACCCATATTTCTACCTTCTTTTGGTAGGTTTAATAATTTTATATATTTCCTTAACTTTACTTGTTAAAGGTCTTTATATAAAACGCTATAAAGAACTATTATAA